A portion of the Daphnia magna isolate NIES linkage group LG4, ASM2063170v1.1, whole genome shotgun sequence genome contains these proteins:
- the LOC116935739 gene encoding beta-1,3-galactosyltransferase 4-like, with protein sequence MDRLGMLPLVNIKPLIPKLGPVINDVSSFKYPITVSGCKVNPNSRSVFITVISATENFLKREIIRKTWKNHVPVVVKKGLLSMARFVFVLGKTNDSLLQSKIRGESMVHGDILQIEILDFYRSLSFKMAGLLNCMNTNCPKIGFLLKEVDDDIYVNIYNLAKIVESYHKSGNFSIFGRSPNSGFPSHHYNNFGPVRGAD encoded by the coding sequence ATGGATCGTTTAGGGATGCTGCCATTAGTTAATATAAAACCACTAATTCCTAAACTGGGTCCAGTCATCAACGACGTTTCCTCTTTCAAATACCCCATCACTGTTTCTGGGTGTAAAGTGAACCCAAATAGTCGTAGCGTATTCATAACTGTCATTTCGGCAACTGAGAATTTTCTAAAGAGAGAAATAATCCGCAAAACATGGAAAAATCACGTTCCTGTTGTGGTTAAGAAAGGTTTGCTGAGCATGGCCCGCTTTGTCTTTGTTTTGGGAAAAACAAACGACAGTCTGCTGCAAAGCAAAATTCGAGGTGAAAGCATGGTTCATGGAGATATCCTTCAAATAGAGATTTTGGACTTTTACAGAAGCTTATCTTTTAAAATGGCAGGATTACTGAACTGCATGAACACTAATTGCCCTAAAATTGGCTTCTTGTTAAAAGAAGTTGATGATGATATCTATGTCAATATTTACAATCTTGCAAAGATTGTCGAATCCTACCACAAATCGGGCAATTTCTCTATTTTCGGACGCAGTCCTAATTCGGGATTTCCTTCTCACCATTACAACAACTTTGGACCAGTAAGAGGTGCGGACTAA
- the LOC116935741 gene encoding uncharacterized protein LOC116935741: MATSAVHEADDLNTCAVCFEQYNFTDRLPKFLSCLHTFCISCLGKMLLDSSSMTISCPACRTVTSPGGGLVSLRTNEHALRVLELQEKITNLNCSGRRQPAWCHTCDELAGLSCQFGVHSITPLGNDVVEKHLSQNQKNKVQLNLSYALGRRMEIDSYLKSMKQSISILDKHVAQLKEDNAVQISLVEGILREMELHQPCDASRGNSKRQQSSQPVEVEAESAYSSALSLAQTFEGAKNILISMNVETIDGKMAPSLPWLNRIKLCLMNQIDDKAVNAAGLNILSFILLLQLQQNRHQQQVNVPVSPSVPSASPIPTSPNNTVSMLRSFLLPQQLHSNHQYCSMTVEVNFDKKATLLFQLAPQASSELKSIFIRSFSSTYASYFQSVVVKAGISLFVVFGSPYNSRSLMTFQAENAYYQRPFIMERGDVGIYYSNGPQHNGVYDMVILLAPFSDRNVRRAPLVARLMNGVEFCHSLSHLKLHERASCKVVHCGIF; the protein is encoded by the exons ATGGCTACATCGGCAGTCCACGAGGCTGACGACCTTAACACTTGCGCCGTGTGTTTCGAACAGTACAACTTCACTGATCGCCTGCCCAAGTTTTTAAGCTGCCTTCATACTTTCTGCATCAGCTGTCTAGGA AAAATGCTACTAGATTCTTCCTCGATGACGATAAGTTGCCCGGCATGTCGAACTGTCACTTCCCCTGGCGGTGGTCTGGTTAGTCTAAGAACTAATGAGCATGCTCTCAGAGTCCTGGAGTTACAGGAAAAAATCACTAATCTTAATTGTTCCGGCCGAAG GCAGCCAGCATGGTGTCACACCTGCGACGAACTGGCTGGCCTTTCCTGTCAATTCGGTGTGCATTCCATCACGCCTCTAGGTAATGACGTCGTGGAAAAGCATCTCTCACAGAATCAAAAGAACAAAGTTCAGCTAAATCTCTCTTATG CGTTAGGACGGCGAATGGAAATCGACTCTTACTTAAAGTCCATGAAACAGAGTATTTCGATCTTAGATAAGCATGTGGCCCAGTTGAAAGAAGATAATGCCGTACAAATAAGCTTAGTCGAAG GGATTTTACGTGAAATGGAATTACACCAGCCTTGCGATGCTTCAAGGGGTAACTCAAAACGCCAGCAAAGCAGTCAACCCGTAGAAGTTGAAGCCGAATCAGCCTACTCTTCAGCGTTGTCACTTGCCCAAACATTTGAGGGGGCTAAAAACATACTGATTTCCATGAACGTGGAAACAATTGACGGCAAAATGGCGCCATCTCTCCCCTGGCTCAATCGAATTAAATTGTGCCTTATGAACCAAATCGACGACAAGGCGGTTAATGCAGCAGGACTCAACATCCTTTCATTCATTCTGCTCCTTCAGCTTCAGCAAAATCGTCACCAGCAGCAAGTGAACGTCCCTGTTTCACCTTCTGTACCGTCGGCCTCTCCGATCCCGACGTCACCCAACAATACGGTTTCAATGCTTCGCTCTTTTCTTCTGCCACAACAGCTGCATTCTAATCATCAATATTGCTCCATGACGGTGGAAGTGAACTTTGATAAG aaagcAACTTTGCTCTTTCAATTGGCTCCTCAAGCCTCTTCTGAGCTTAAGAGCATCTTTATTCGTTCGTTTTCATCAACATACGCCAGCTATTTTCAGTCGGTCGTAGTGAAG GCAGGTATCAGtctttttgttgtatttggtTCACCATACAATAGTCGTAGCCTAATGACCTTCCAGGCAGAGAATGCCTATTACCAACGTCCCTTTATCATGGAGCGTGGAGATGTTGGCATTTATTACAGCAATGGACCGCAACACAACGGGGTCTATGATATGGTCATATTGCTAGCTCCATTTTCAGACCGTAACGTAAGACGTGCTCCACTTGTGGCTCGTTTGATGAATGGCGTCGAATTCTGCCATTCTCTAAGTCATTTAAAATTGCACGAGCGGGCTTCATGCAAAGTGGTTCATTGTGGAATTTTTTAA